ACACTGGCAGTTGCCGACGTGCTTTCCGTTCTGGCCGGGCAGTACCCCCTCGACGCTGGCGGCACCCCCCTCGACGTCGTAAGAGGAGCCTCCTATGGCCGGTGAAGACACCACCTCCGCTGAGCTCTCAGCCCCTCCGCTCAGCCCTTTGTCCAAGGGGCAATTGGTCGAGGACCTCGACCGCCTCGAAGAATCGCTGATCACAGGCACCAAAAACATGGGTATTAAGCGCTGGTTCTGGGGAGAAGGTGTATGCCTGCTGGCACTCTGGCGAGGTGCATCTGCTCGCGGTGCCGAGATTCCGGACCTCATTACCGCCTTCGCGGAGTCCTACGCGCTGGCTCCTCCGGTATTGGAGCACGTCAACAATCTGGCGCCCGGTGCCACAGTCGCTGAGCTTCACCGACGATCGCCCGACATCGCCTGTCAGGAGCTTTTGGAGGCCTGCATCCGTTGGTACGAGGGGGCCTCCGAAGCAACGCGGGCGCCGAATGGAGCGCTCGAGCACTGGCCCGGTGGTGTTTGGGCTGACACCGTATACATGGCGGGAGAGTTCCTGCTGCGTGCCGGCCTCAGCCTCGAGCGGCCGGAACTCGTGCAGGAGGCAGTTACTCAGTGGCTTGTCCACGCCGAACTGCTTCAGGACGAAAAGACCGGGCTTTTCGTGCACGGCACTCATGGTGGTGTCCGGATCGAAAACTTTTGGGGACGAGCCAACGCATGGGTTTCCCTAGCTGCAGCTGACCTCCTCACCCTCGCACCCACGGCCAACGGGATTCATGAGGTCAAGCAACGCCTGGAACAGCAGTTGAACGCACTCGCCGCACTCCAACCCGAACACGGTGTCTGGGATGTCCTCGTCGACAGTCAGGTGGAAGTACGGGGAGTTCTCGAAAGCTCTGCAGCGGCAGGCATAGGCGCAGCCATGCTTCGAACGGATGCTTTCCTGAACGGCAACGCCATTCAGCAGAGCTCCCCGAGCCGTCTTCGGCAGGCGGGTGAACGTGCCGTCCGCGGGGCCCTGGCGTACATGGATAACGGCGTACTTACCCGAGTCAGCGCCGGGACTGTCCTGCAGCTGATCCCGTTCGGCTACTCGGTGATCCGCGATGACCGAATCCAGCCGTGGGGCCAGGGCCTGGCCCTCGAAGCAATCGCTGCCTGGCGCGAAACAACTAGAGAGCAGAAAAACGCATGATCGACGACCGATACGCACACAACCCCGCCGACGTCGCTCACATGACAACACGCGAGCTTCGGGAAGCTTTCCTTGGCCATGGCCTGTTTCAGCCCGGACAGGTTAGTGGCATACACACCCATCACGACCGCATCCTTGTCTTTGGGATCGTTCCCCTGGACGAGCCGCTGTCGCTGCCGGTACCAGAGCAGGCCCGAGCCCAGTATCTGCTGCAGCGGCGTGAAGCCGGCGTGATTAATATCGGAGGTCCGGGGGCTGTACATGTCGACGGCACTGACTACGAATTAGGCCATACCGGGACCATGTACCTGGGCCGCGGTACAAATGATGTCTCATTCTCCTCCGATGATCCCGATAACCCAGCCGCGTTCTACGTGTTCACCGCAGCCTCTCACCAGGACCTCCCAACCACGCTCATCACGCCCGGCATGGTGAACGTGGTGGAGCTGGGATCCGACGACGGCGCGAACCGTCGCACGCTCAACCAATGCATCTATGAGGGTGGCACGAAAAGCTCGCAGATCGCGTTCGGATTCACTCAGGTACACCCGGGCAGCGCTTGGAACACTATGCCGGCGCACACGCACGACCGCCGAACCGAGTGCTACCTCTACTTCGATCTCGATGCCAATGAACGCGTGTTCCACATCATGGGTGAACCAAGCGAAACTCGCCATCTGGTGGTAGCCAATCGGGAGTTCGTCATCTCACCGAGCTGGTCCTTGCACTTCGGTGCAGGAACCGGCGCCTACTCCTTCGTATGGGCGACAGCGGGCGAAAACACAACGTACGACGACATGGACAGCGTCCGGGTTACGGACATGACATGACTCAGCGCAACGCGGTATTGGATATGATCATCGAGCTGAAGGTCGTTCCCGTCGTCGTCATTGACGATGCCGACGACGCCGTCCCCCTATTGACCGCACTCCGCGAGGCCGGGTTGCCCGTGGCTGAAATAACCTTCAGAACGGCGGCGGCATTGGACGCCCTGCGGGCAGTCCGCGATGCCGGCCTCACTGAAGGACCCAACCCCGTACTGCTTGGAGCAGGGACGGTGACCACTATTGAGCACGTCGACACCGCCATCGCAGCGGGTGCTCAGTTCATCGTCTCACCTGGATTCAGCCCGAAAATTGTGCAGCACTGCCAGGATCGCGAAGTGGTCGTCGTTCCAGGTGCCGTGACCGCGTCCGAAGTCCAGGCCTGTCTCGAGCTGGGCCTGACCACGCTGAAATTCTTCCCTGCAGCTACATCCGGCGGTCCCGAGGCGGTTCGAGCGTTGGGAGGCCCCTTCCACGGAGTCCGGTTGATCCCCACAGGGGGGATCGACCTCAGTAACATCGAGCGCTATCTCAGGTTGCCGAACGTCATCGCGATCGGAGGAAGTTGGATGGTGCCCCGCCCGGCGATCAAAGCGAAAAACTTCTCCGCCATCCAATCCTTGACCAAGGAAACGGTGTCTGCTGTGCAGGCACTCACCCCAAAGGCGACGTCGTGATTCCCGACGGCAGTGCTGAGCGCCCACTGGGCGCCATCACCATCGGCGAGACCATGGCTCTGCTCAAAGCGGAAACCGTGGGTCCCTTCTCGTACGGAGGGTCCCTGTCCCTTGGAATCGGTGGGGCCGAGAGCAACGTTGCCATCGCCCTCAAGCGGCTTGGTGTCCCCACAGCCTGGATCGGCCGAATAGGAAACGACAGTTTGGGACGGCTGATCGAGAGAGAACTACAGGCTGAGGGTCTGGACATGCACTTTACCCACGATGACGCAGCTGCCACTGGTCTCATGCTCAAGGAACGGCGCACTCCCAGTACCACAAGGATTTCCTACTACCGCAACGACAGCGCAGGCTCCCGGTTAACGAGGAATGACATTCCTGCCGACCTGTTTCCGAAGGCACGGATTCTGCACCTCACCGGCATCACGCCAGCGTTGTCGGCATCTGCTGCCGGTGCTGCCCAATACGCCATCAACTGCGCGAAAACAGCAGGCCTCGCTGTCTCCTTCGATCTCAACTACCGGTCGGCCTTGTGGTCGACAGACGCGGCACGGGCCGCGTACTTAGACCTAGTCGCGCAATCTGACATCGTCTTTGC
This window of the Arthrobacter sp. zg-Y919 genome carries:
- a CDS encoding glycoside hydrolase family 88 protein; the protein is MAGEDTTSAELSAPPLSPLSKGQLVEDLDRLEESLITGTKNMGIKRWFWGEGVCLLALWRGASARGAEIPDLITAFAESYALAPPVLEHVNNLAPGATVAELHRRSPDIACQELLEACIRWYEGASEATRAPNGALEHWPGGVWADTVYMAGEFLLRAGLSLERPELVQEAVTQWLVHAELLQDEKTGLFVHGTHGGVRIENFWGRANAWVSLAAADLLTLAPTANGIHEVKQRLEQQLNALAALQPEHGVWDVLVDSQVEVRGVLESSAAAGIGAAMLRTDAFLNGNAIQQSSPSRLRQAGERAVRGALAYMDNGVLTRVSAGTVLQLIPFGYSVIRDDRIQPWGQGLALEAIAAWRETTREQKNA
- the kduI gene encoding 5-dehydro-4-deoxy-D-glucuronate isomerase, with protein sequence MIDDRYAHNPADVAHMTTRELREAFLGHGLFQPGQVSGIHTHHDRILVFGIVPLDEPLSLPVPEQARAQYLLQRREAGVINIGGPGAVHVDGTDYELGHTGTMYLGRGTNDVSFSSDDPDNPAAFYVFTAASHQDLPTTLITPGMVNVVELGSDDGANRRTLNQCIYEGGTKSSQIAFGFTQVHPGSAWNTMPAHTHDRRTECYLYFDLDANERVFHIMGEPSETRHLVVANREFVISPSWSLHFGAGTGAYSFVWATAGENTTYDDMDSVRVTDMT
- the eda gene encoding bifunctional 4-hydroxy-2-oxoglutarate aldolase/2-dehydro-3-deoxy-phosphogluconate aldolase, whose translation is MTQRNAVLDMIIELKVVPVVVIDDADDAVPLLTALREAGLPVAEITFRTAAALDALRAVRDAGLTEGPNPVLLGAGTVTTIEHVDTAIAAGAQFIVSPGFSPKIVQHCQDREVVVVPGAVTASEVQACLELGLTTLKFFPAATSGGPEAVRALGGPFHGVRLIPTGGIDLSNIERYLRLPNVIAIGGSWMVPRPAIKAKNFSAIQSLTKETVSAVQALTPKATS
- a CDS encoding sugar kinase, whose amino-acid sequence is MIPDGSAERPLGAITIGETMALLKAETVGPFSYGGSLSLGIGGAESNVAIALKRLGVPTAWIGRIGNDSLGRLIERELQAEGLDMHFTHDDAAATGLMLKERRTPSTTRISYYRNDSAGSRLTRNDIPADLFPKARILHLTGITPALSASAAGAAQYAINCAKTAGLAVSFDLNYRSALWSTDAARAAYLDLVAQSDIVFASEDEATIIVEPSDDPLLLAEQLVQLGPSQAIIKLGAAGCVALVDGEPYRQAAISIEPVDTVGAGDAFVAGYLSELLADEPVPQRLLTAVRTGAFACLVPGDWEGMPYRSELPLLESSEPVIR